Proteins encoded within one genomic window of Fragaria vesca subsp. vesca linkage group LG1, FraVesHawaii_1.0, whole genome shotgun sequence:
- the LOC101299329 gene encoding pentatricopeptide repeat-containing protein At4g32430, mitochondrial-like has protein sequence MITRQLNFKTLQRIRKPRLTTSTICSKFHSYNHEHHLFDEIPQPDAAAVNRSMLNYMHRNLSATSLDIFTKQFQHFSYPCNIDEVTVTLAVKACQGDPKPGCQIHGFAVSSGFISYVTVSNSLMSMYNKAGRFDSAMCIFDGMCYTDIVSWNTVLSGFRTSEGALSFACRMHSNGIALDPVTYCTVLAFCGEYEDFLFGLQLHSLVFKSGLDCEVFVGNALISMYSRWRRLREARNVFDEMRKRDVVSWNAILSGYSQERNHGLEAIILFIEMVREGMKLDHVSFTSAVSACGHEKNLRLGRQIHGLTVKSGYESHVSVGNVLISTYSKSGVNEDAGLVFQHLKNRNVISWTTMISMDEENAISLFNKMRLDGVYPNEVTFVGLIHAISNRKLVEEGLMIHGFCRKTGFLSKHNVCNSFITMYAQFESMDDSFKVFEELDFREIISWNALISGYAQNKLCQDALRTFLSAIMESTPNNYTFGSVLSAIGDAHDISLKYGQRCHSFLIKLGSVTDPITAGALLDMYAKRGSICESQRVFSETPHRTQFAWTAIISAYAGHGDYDSVVELFYQMDKEGVKPDSITFLSVLSACSRKGSVEMGRHFFESMVKDYQIVPSPQHYASMVDMLGRAGKLEEAEELMSQMSGQPSFSLLQSLLGACTIHGNVEMAERVAGALMRMEPTESGSYVLLSNLYAEKGDWEMVAKIRRQMRDRGVRKEVGYSWLDNGDADGSLYLHGFSSGDKSHCRSEEICRMAKFLGLEMKFLRENMSDIDSVKQNSETHSEVPRDEGLY, from the coding sequence ATGATTACCCGCCAATTGAATTTCAAAACCCTTCAACGAATACGCAAGCCCCGACTTACAACCTCTACAATCTGCTCAAAATTCCATTCTTATAACCATGAACACCACCTGTTCGACGAAATTCCCCAACCAGATGCTGCCGCAGTTAACCGCTCTATGCTCAACTATATGCACAGGAACCTTTCTGCTACTTCCCTCGACATTTTTACTAAGCAATTTCAACATTTTTCGTATCCTTGTAATATTGATGAAGTTACTGTTACCCTTGCTGTCAAGGCTTGCCAAGGAGACCCAAAACCCGGATGCCAAATCCACGGCTTTGCTGTTTCGTCTGGGTTTATTTCTTATGTTACGGTTTCTAATTCATTGATGAGTATGTACAATAAGGCTGGGAGGTTTGATAGTGCAATGTGTATCTTTGATGGTATGTGTTACACTGATATAGTTTCTTGGAACACTGTTCTTTCGGGGTTTCGGACGAGTGAGGGGGCATTGAGTTTTGCTTGCAGGATGCATTCGAATGGGATTGCTTTGGATCCGGTGACTTATTGTACAGTTCTTGCGTTTTGTGGGGAGTATGAGGATTTTCTCTTTGGATTGCAACTGCATTCTCTCGTGTTTAAGTCTGGGTTGGATTGTGAAGTTTTTGTTGGGAATGCTCTTATAAGTATGTATTCAAGGTGGAGACGTTTGAGAGAAGCTAGGAATGTGTTTGATGAAATGCGGAAGAGGGATGTGGTTTCATGGAATGCAATTCTATCAGGTTACTCTCAAGAGAGAAATCATGGCCTTGAGGCAATTATACTGTTCATTGAAATGGTGAGAGAAGGGATGAAACTAGATCATGTCTCATTTACTAGTGCTGTTTCAGCTTGTGGTCATGAGAAGAACTTAAGACTCGGGAGACAGATACATGGCTTGACAGTAAAATCAGGATATGAAAGTCATGTTTCAGTTGGGAACGTGTTGATCTCCACATATTCAAAGAGTGGTGTCAATGAAGATGCAGGATTGGTGTTTCAGCACCTGAAAAACCGCAATGTAATTTCCTGGACTACAATGATTTCTATGGACGAAGAGAATGCCATCTCTTTATTTAACAAGATGAGGTTGGATGGAGTATATCCAAATGAAGTTACATTTGTTGGACTAATCCATGCAATATCAAACAGAAAGTTGGTGGAAGAAGGCCTTATGATTCATGGGTTTTGCAGAAAGACTGGATTTTTGTCGAAGCATAATGTCTGCAATAGCTTTATCACCATGTATGCTCAGTTTGAGTCCATGGATGATTCTTTCAAGGTTTTTGAGGAGTTGGACTTCAGAGAAATCATTTCATGGAATGCTCTGATCTCAGGCTATGCTCAGAACAAGCTGTGTCAGGATGCACTGAGGACATTCTTGTCAGCAATTATGGAGTCCACGCCCAACAACTACACATTTGGTAGTGTGTTGAGCGCAATTGGTGATGCTCATGACATTTCTCTGAAGTATGGCCAGCGCTGCCACTCCTTTTTGATAAAACTTGGATCAGTTACTGACCCGATTACAGCAGGTGCGCTCCTTGATATGTATGCAAAGCGAGGAAGCATTTGTGAGTCGCAAAGAGTTTTCAGTGAGACCCCTCACAGAACTCAGTTTGCTTGGACAGCAATAATATCTGCATATGCTGGCCATGGAGACTATGACTCGGTGGTCGAATTGTTCTACCAGATGGATAAAGAAGGGGTGAAACCTGACTCGATCACATTTCTTTCCGTACTAAGCGCATGTAGTAGAAAGGGATCAGTTGAGATGGGCCGCCATTTCTTTGAATCAATGGTTAAAGACTATCAGATAGTACCATCTCCTCAACATTATGCTTCTATGGTGGATATGTTGGGACGAGCTGGGAAGCTGGAGGAAGCAGAGGAACTGATGAGTCAGATGTCTGGACAGCCGAGTTTTTCTTTGTTGCAAAGCTTGCTCGGGGCTTGCACAATACATGGGAATGTGGAGATGGCTGAGAGAGTAGCAGGCGCTTTAATGCGAATGGAGCCAACTGAATCAGGTTCTTATGTGTTGCTGTCCAACTTGTATGCAGAGAAAGGGGACTGGGAAATGGTGGCAAAAATAAGAAGACAGATGAGAGATAGGGGAGTGAGAAAGGAAGTGGGATATAGTTGGTTGGACAATGGTGATGCTGATGGCTCTTTGTATCTCCACGGGTTTTCGTCAGGTGATAAATCTCACTGCCGGTCTGAAGAGATATGTAGAATGGCAAAGTTCCTAGGATTAGAAATGAAGTTTTTGAGAGAGAACATGTCTGATATAGACTCTGTGAAACAAAACAGTGAGACACATTCTGAAGTCCCTCGTGATGAAGGCTTGTATTAG
- the LOC101302099 gene encoding signal peptidase complex catalytic subunit SEC11C-like, producing the protein MGWFGDTVDSIKSIQIRQALTQAINFGLIVTSALIIWKGLMLVTGSESPVVVVLSESMEPGFARGDILFLHMNKDPIRAGEIVVFNVDGRPIPIVHRVIKVHERRDTGEDYVLTKGDNNPDDDRILYAPGQRWLQRHHIMGKAAGFLPYVGWVTIIMTEKPIIKYIIIGALGLLVITSKD; encoded by the exons ATGGGTTGGTTCGGGGACACCGTGGACTCCATAAAGTCCATTCAGATCAGGCAAGCTCTCACCCAAGCCATCAATTTCG GCTTGATTGTCACTTCGGCGCTGATAATATGGAAAGGGCTGATGTTGGTGACTGGGAGTGAATCACCTGTGGTGGTTGTGCTCTCTGAAAGCATGGAACCTGGGTTTGCTAGG GGTGACATTTTGTTCCTGCATATGAACAAGGATCCTATTCGTGCAGGAGAAATTGTGGTGTTTAACGTGGAT GGACGTCCAATTCCAATTGTTCATCGAGTAATTAAG GTTCATGAGCGGAGAGACACTGGAGAAGATTATGTCCTCACAAAAG GGGACAATAATCCTGATGATGATAGAATCCTTTATGCTCCAGGCCAGCGTTGGTTGCAAAGACACCATATCATGGGGAAAGCTGCCGG GTTTTTGCCTTATGTTGGCTGGGTGACAATTATCATGACAGAAAAGCCTATAATCAAG TACATTATCATAGGAGCGCTGGGATTGTTGGTCATTACCTCGAAGGATTAG
- the LOC101299617 gene encoding uncharacterized protein LOC101299617, producing the protein MSAATSSYWCYRCSSFVTVSAAAGDSPAVCPDCGQQRWSSAIVEYDGGGGGDRPQNNINRMERSAVVSLTTIEVNDQRPAVESLPTMEVCAVCIEAMELGDEIRETPCKHTYHSRCIRQWLAHHSSCPICRHQLRRDSPAVGRLADGGGEHPVVHTEMHGGRRRRRGGVRRFVRGLLSCYNCTLNSLGAVQW; encoded by the coding sequence ATGTCCGCTGCCACGTCATCTTACTGGTGCTACAGATGTAGCAGCTTCGTTACGGTTTCGGCCGCCGCCGGCGACTCGCCAGCGGTGTGTCCAGACTGCGGCCAACAACGGTGGAGTTCAGCGATTGTGGAGTATGACGGTGGCGGTGGGGGTGACCGACCGCAGAACAATATAAACAGAATGGAACGATCGGCGGTGGTGTCATTGACGACGATCGAGGTCAACGATCAGCGACCGGCGGTGGAATCATTGCCGACGATGGAGGTATGCGCCGTGTGCATAGAAGCAATGGAATTGGGAGATGAAATTAGAGAGACACCTTGCAAGCACACATACCACTCCCGTTGCATCCGGCAGTGGCTTGCGCACCATAGTTCGTGTCCAATATGCCGGCACCAGCTGCGGAGGGACTCTCCGGCGGTGGGGAGGTTAGCCGACGGCGGTGGGGAGCATCCGGTTGTTCACACTGAGATGCACGGCGGGAGAAGAAGACGCAGAGGTGGAGTGAGGCGGTTTGTTAGAGGCTTGTTGTCTTGTTACAACTGTACTCTTAACAGTCTTGGGGCTGTGCAATGGTAA
- the LOC101299902 gene encoding adenine nucleotide transporter BT1, chloroplastic/mitochondrial-like yields the protein MDRGRLQVIEHASEEFVLFCSGIRIQWSPPENASRGLFASIGQVAMGMGFGISPNPQNLRMDSTTKLLSSTYMRYVPVPDLGFRVSGVQELVMEEVLEIEEEAEVVTMNKMKNRIHGFGKKIKIANASLRRLLSGAIAGVVSRTAVAPLETIRTNLMVGSCGNSSSAVFQSIMGADGWQGLYRGNLVNVIRVAPSKGIELFVFDMVNKYLTRPGEELKVPIPASSIAGALAGFSSTLCTYPLELLKTRFTVQRGVYNNFFDAFSKIVIEGGPGELYRGLTPSLIGVIPYAASNYFAYDTLSKAYKKASKKEEIGNVMTLLIGSASAAFSSSATFPLEVARKQMQVNGRQYKHILHALCSIFESEGLAGLYKGLGPSCMKLVPAAGISFMCYEACKRILAENENQEEI from the exons ATGGATAGAGGAAGATTGCAAGTGATTGAACATGCAAGTGAAGAATTTGTGTTGTTTTGTTCTGGGATTAGGATTCAGTGGAGTCCTCCAGAGAACGCTTCTCGTGGCTTATTTGCAAGTATTGGTCAAGTGGCAATGGGAATGGGGTTTGGTATTTCACCTAATCCACAGAATCTTAGGATGGACAGCACCACAAAACTACTGAGCTCCACATACATGAGATATGTGCCTGTGCCGGATTTGGGTTTTCGGGTCAGTGGAGTTCAAGAGTTGGTGATGGAAGAAGTACTAGAGATTGAAGAGGAAGCAGAGGTTGTGACCATGAACAAAATGAAGAACAGAATACATGGTTTTGGAAAGAAAATCAAGATTGCTAATGCATCACTAAGAAGGCTGCTGAGTGGAGCCATAGCAGGTGTTGTGTCAAGGACAGCAGTTGCACCATTGGAGACCATAAGGACCAACTTAATGGTGGGGAGCTGTGGCAACTCATCCAGTGCAGTATTTCAGTCTATCATGGGAGCTGATGGATGGCAAGGCTTGTATAGAGGCAATTTGGTTAATGTCATTCGCGTTGCGCCAAGCAAGGGTATAGAG TTATTTGTGTTTGATATGGTGAACAAGTACTTGACTAGACCAGGGGAAGAGCTGAAAGTCCCTATTCCTGCTTCATCAATCGCAGGCGCCCTTGCTGGATTTAGCTCAACCTTGTGTACATACCCTCTTGAGCTGTTAAAAACACGATTCACTGTCCAG AGAGGAGTGTACAATAACTTTTTTGATGCATTTTCCAAGATTGTCATAGAGGGAGGACCTGGAGAGCTGTACAGAGGCCTTACACCAAGTCTAATAGGAGTAATCCCATATGCTGCCTCCAACTATTTCGCTTATGATACACTCTCAAAAGCTTATAAGAAGGCTTCCAAGAAGGAGGAAATCGGAAATGTAATGACGCTGTTGATTGGATCAGCATCTGCTGCATTTTCAAGCAGCGCAACTTTCCCACTTGAGGTTGCTCGGAAGCAAATGCAGGTCAATGGGAGACAATACAAACACATACTTCATGCTCTTTGTAGCATATTTGAAAGTGAAGGACTCGCTGGTTTGTACAAAGGGTTAGGGCCAAGCTGCATGAAGCTGGTTCCTGCTGCTGGGATATCCTTCATGTGCTACGAAGCATGCAAGAGGATACTCGCTGAGAACGAGAATCAGGAAGAAATCTAA
- the LOC101301519 gene encoding fasciclin-like arabinogalactan protein 6-like translates to MAASTHSLPLLLLLLAVVVFHAEAQTAPAPAPSGPLNFTGILDKAGQYTTFLRLLSQTQVATQIQSQLNSTTEGLTVFAPTDNAFTNLKAGTLNDLSSEQQVQLVLYHVLPKYYTLASLLTVSNPVRTQSSSQNGGGSYGLNFTGSGGNQVNVSSGAVTTQINNALRQQFPLAVYQIDKVLLPNDMFAEASPAPTAAKTPAGSTNTTKGTVAAEPSTDGTSGSSKTTVGSFVGLALGLALFFMGSS, encoded by the coding sequence ATGGCAGCTTCCACACATTCCCTCCCTCTCCTCCTCCTCCTCCTTGCCGTCGTCGTCTTCCACGCCGAAGCCCAAACCGCTCCCGCCCCGGCCCCATCCGGCCCACTAAACTTCACCGGCATCCTAGACAAAGCTGGCCAATACACCACCTTCCTCCGCCTCCTCTCCCAAACCCAAGTCGCCACCCAAATCCAAAGCCAGCTCAACTCCACCACTGAGGGCCTCACCGTCTTTGCCCCCACCGACAACGCCTTCACAAACCTCAAAGCCGGAACCCTAAACGACCTCTCCTCCGAACAACAAGTCCAGCTCGTTCTCTACCATGTTCTCCCCAAGTACTACACTCTCGCAAGTCTCCTAACAGTCTCAAACCCCGTGAGGACTCAGTCCTCCTCCCAAAACGGCGGCGGATCTTACGGGCTGAACTTCACCGGATCCGGAGGGAACCAAGTGAACGTGTCAAGTGGGGCGGTGACTACTCAGATCAACAATGCATTGAGGCAGCAGTTTCCGTTGGCTGTGTACCAAATTGACAAGGTGTTGTTGCCTAATGACATGTTCGCTGAGGCGTCTCCGGCTCCTACTGCTGCGAAAACTCCGGCCGGAAGCACCAACACGACGAAAGGGACGGTGGCCGCGGAGCCGTCTACGGATGGGACTAGTGGTTCGAGCAAGACGACTGTGGGATCGTTCGTGGGATTGGCTCTAGGGCTGGCTTTGTTTTTCATGGGGAGCAGCTAG
- the LOC101301807 gene encoding NHP2-like protein 1-like: protein MTGEAVNPKAYPLADGQLTITILDLVQQAFNFKQLKKGANEATKTLNRGIAEFIVMAADTEPLEILLHLPLLAEDKNVPYVFVPSKQALGRACGVSRPVIACSVTTNEGSQMKVQIQQLKDAIEKLLI from the exons ATG ACCGGAGAAGCAGTGAACCCTAAAGCTTACCCCTTGGCCGATGGCCAGCTCACCATCACCATTCTCGACCTGGTTCAGCAAGCCTTCAACTTCAAGCAGCTCAAAAAGGGCGCCAATGAAG CTACTAAGACCCTGAACAGAGGTATTGCTGAGTTCATTGTGATGGCTGCCGATACCGAGCCGCTGGAGATCCTTCTTCATCTTCCCCTGTTGGCTGAAGATAAG AATGTGCCCTATGTGTTCGTGCCTTCAAAGCAAGCTCTTGGACGAGCATGTGGTGTCTCAAGACCTGTCATTGCTTGTTCTGTGACAACAAATGAGGGCAGCCAAATGAAAGTCCAAATACAACAGCTCAAG GATGCCATTGAGAAGCTCCTTATCTAA
- the LOC101300185 gene encoding DEAD-box ATP-dependent RNA helicase 37-like has protein sequence MAWAEAVTESTRNQTRRPLNSSSYVPPHLRYSGGLGGGGYASYGRGFGEPAQHGGYRGGGRTGPFRGGGGGGYRGGGRIRGWAPPPPRPAVHDDVCEKLEQVTVSEGGDVSNAGINFDAYEDIPVEASGEDVPAPAGSFEEIDLGECLNNNVKRCRYVKPTPVQRHAIPIALAGRDLMACAQTGSGKTAAFCFPIISGVLNVSQGRSQSDDGWTVYPFALILSPTRELASQIYEEAKKFAYQSGVKVAVVYGGAPMTQQLRDLERGVDILVATPGRLVDMIERSRVSLKMIKYLALDEADRMLDMGFEPQIRKIVQRMDMPPPGARQTLLFSATFPDEIQRLAADFLKNYIFLTVGKVGSSTDLIAQKVEFVRDMDKIQHLCSLLKNQRDNGTHGKLASTLVFVETKKGANQLENWLSRNGFPAIAIHGDKVQMERERALRLFKCGTTPILVATDVASRGLDIPHVAHVINFDFPKSIDDYVHRIGRTGRAGKSGLATAFFSEKNQPLAKSLAELMKESKQEVPNWLHDYAKQSLPYGGDQSHRYGGSSNFGGYDFRRSENHYGSGSYGYGDSSVGVDMAAATFHDASGSYAADSSGYGEKFGNSYVDEPAASYNGPSYNGGETDAAVTAGLSSFGNYENIVAGGWE, from the exons ATGGCTTGGGCCGAAGCGGTCACCGAGTCGACCCGGAACCAGACTCGCCGCCCTCTCAACTCCTCCTCCTACGTCCCTCCGCATCTCCGCTACTCCGGCGGCCTCGGCGGCGGCGGTTACGCCTCGTACGGCCGAGGGTTCGGTGAGCCGGCTCAGCACGGTGGTTATCGCGGAGGCGGCCGGACCGGTCCGTTTCGCGGAGGAGGTGGAGGTGGTTATCGCGGCGGCGGCCGGATTCGGGGCTGGGCGCCGCCGCCGCCGAGGCCGGCGGTGCATGACGACGTGTGCGAGAAGCTCGAGCAGGTGACAGTGAGTGAGGGCGGTGACGTCAGCAATGCGGGGATCAATTTCGATGCTTACGAGGATATTCCGGTGGAGGCGAGCGGGGAGGACGTGCCGGCGCCGGCGGGGAGTTTCGAGGAGATTGATTTGGGGGAGTGTTTGAATAACAATGTCAAGAGGTGTAGGTACGTGAAGCCGACGCCGGTGCAGCGCCACGCGATTCCGATAGCCTTGGCCGGAAGGGACCTGATGGCGTGTGCTCAGACTGGGTCCGGAAAGACGGCGGCTTTTTGCTTCCCGATCATCAGTGGAGTGTTGAATGTGTCTCAGGGGAGGTCTCAGAGTGATGATGGGTGGACTGTGTATCCGTTTGCGCTGATTTTGTCTCCGACGAGAGAGCTGGCTAGTCAG ATATATGAGGAAGCTAAGAAGTTTGCTTATCAGAGTGGGGTGAAGGTGGCTGTTGTTTATGGTGGGGCGCCGATGACTCAGCAG CTTCGTGATCTGGAGAGAGGAGTTGACATCCTAGTTGCTACTCCAGGGCGCTTGGTGGACATGATTGAAAGGTCACGAGTTTCCCTCAAGATGATCAAGTACTTGGCACTAGATGAGGCTGATAGGATGTTGGACATGGGATTTGAACCTCAAATAAGGAAGATTGTTCAACGGATGGACATGCCACCCCCAGGTGCCAGGCAAACATTACTGTTCAGTGCAACATTCCCTGATGAAATACAG AGGCTTGCTGCAGATTTCCTGAAGAACTACATATTTCTGACTGTTGGGAAAGTCGGGTCAAGCACTGATCTTATAGCACAAAAGGTTGAGTTTGTCAGGGATATGGACAAAATTCAGCATTTATGCAGTCTTCTTAAGAATCAGAGGGATAATGGAACTCATGGAAAG CTTGCTTCAACCTTGGTGTTTGTTGAAACCAAGAAAGGAGCAAATCAGTTGGAGAACTGGTTGTCCAGGAATGGATTCCCTGCAATAGCAATACATGGTGACAAAGTGCAAATG GAGAGGGAACGAGCATTGAGATTGTTCAAATGTGGCACAACTCCAATACTGGTGGCGACAGATGTTGCTTCACGAGGTTTAGATATCCCTCATGTTGCCCATGTCATCAATTTTGACTTTCCGAAGAGCATAGATGATTATGTTCACAGAATTGGTCGGACTGGACGTGCTGGTAAATCTGGTCTTGCAACTGCTTTCTTCAGTGAAAAGAACCAGCCACTTGCAAAGTCTTTAGCGGAGTTGATGAAGGAATCAAAGCAGGAGGTTCCTAACTGGCTTCATGATTATGCTAAACAATCATTGCCTTATGGTGGAGACCAGAGCCATAGGTATGGTGGTAGCAGTAACTTTGGTGGATATGACTTCCGTAGGAGTGAGAATCATTATGGTTCAGGTAGTTATGGTTATGGTGATTCTTCTGTGGGTGTGGATATGGCTGCTGCTACTTTTCATGATGCTTCGGGATCATATGCTGCTGATTCATCTGGATATGGAGAAAAATTTGGGAATTCTTATGTAGATGAGCCTGCTGCTTCCTATAATGGTCCTTCTTATAATGGGGGTGAAACAGATGCTGCTGTTACTGCTGGTTTATCGAGCTTTGGAAATTATGAGAATATTGTTGCTGGTGGGTGGGAATAG
- the LOC101302387 gene encoding chaperone protein dnaJ 49-like isoform 1: MDGNKDDALKCFRIGKEALDGGDRTRALKFLAKARRLDPSLPIDDLLSSVEKDSDPPPPDGAKTADAPAGSGLGMPPLRQRKATGSGSGSGSGLSASGYTAEQVTIVKELKKKKDYYEILGVERSCSVEDVRKAYRKLSLKVHPDKNKAPGAEEAFKSVSKAFQCLSNAENRKKYDVSGSDEPVYERRRAPRHGGGNGFFYEGGDVDADEIFRNFFFGGGMAPATTQFRGFSFGQGMGAARPAEYGSGGFNARTLIQLLPVLLILLLNFMPSSEPVYSLSRNHPYEYRFTTERGVNFYVKSTKFEQDYPSGSLDRARLDQQVERDYFSVLSQNCRLELQRRQWGFVRETPHCDMLKQFEAAT; this comes from the coding sequence ATGGACGGCAACAAAGACGACGCTTTGAAATGCTTCAGAATCGGGAAGGAAGCTTTGGACGGCGGAGATCGCACACGCGCCTTGAAATTCTTAGCCAAAGCTCGCCGGCTCGATCCGTCCCTACCGATCGACGATCTGTTATCGTCGGTGGAGAAAGACTCCGATCCTCCGCCGCCTGATGGCGCCAAAACCGCCGACGCGCCGGCCGGGTCGGGTCTGGGTATGCCTCCGCTCCGTCAAAGGAAAGCTACCGGGTCGGGGTCCGGGTCCGGGTCCGGGTTGTCGGCGAGTGGGTACACGGCGGAGCAGGTGACGATTGTGAAAGAATTGAAGAAGAAGAAGGATTACTATGAGATTTTGGGAGTGGAGAGGAGTTGTAGTGTGGAAGATGTTCGAAAAGCTTATAGGAAGCTATCTTTGAAGGTTCATCCGGATAAGAACAAGGCCCCCGGTGCCGAGGAGGCTTTTAAATCGGTTTCGAAGGCGTTTCAGTGTCTGAGCAATGCGGAGAATAGGAAGAAGTATGATGTTTCGGGGTCGGATGAGCCGGTTTACGAGAGGAGGCGTGCTCCTAGGCACGGCGGAGGGAATGGGTTTTTCTATGAGGGAGGTGATGTTGATGCGGATGAGATTTTTAGGAACTTCTTTTTCGGGGGAGGAATGGCTCCGGCAACTACACAGTTCCGGGGGTTCAGTTTCGGGCAAGGAATGGGGGCAGCGAGGCCTGCTGAGTATGGCTCTGGTGGGTTCAATGCTAGGACTCTAATTCAGTTGCTGCCTGTGTTGCTTATTTTGCTTCTCAACTTCATGCCGTCTTCAGAGCCTGTTTACTCATTGTCGAGGAATCATCCTTATGAGTACCGGTTTACTACGGAAAGGGGTGTGAATTTTTATGTCAAGTCAACCAAGTTTGAGCAAGATTACCCGTCAGGTAGCTTAGACCGTGCTAGGCTTGATCAGCAGGTTGAGAGAGATTATTTCAGTGTTCTGTCGCAGAACTGTCGGCTAGAATTGCAGCGTCGCCAGTGGGGATTTGTACGTGAAACACCACATTGTGACATGTTGAAGCAGTTTGAGGCGGCAACTTGA
- the LOC101302862 gene encoding ribosome biogenesis regulatory protein homolog — METETTAFQIDLGNLMAVDLHHQFPSNPSSREDLVKECIAKGTELVQAIANNLFNLPSTEDIEGTLVKLPAPTTRLPREKHIPKPKPPTKWEVFAQKKGIKNRKKDKIAYDEPSETWKRRYGYDRANDEDDVPIIEAKMTDVPGEDPFAKRREAKKNRVEKQDKNRLQNLKQAAKVGALPSHVQLAATRLPITGTQAAPQKVTKDELGSVAGIAATATASGGKFDKKLPGEKPGKHKGKYRKFLPVIGGKGIHTQEQEQTDKILNKLISKNSHEMLNVNKAVNMYNVKKDKKRNNRPEKSSGTPGQLKARKNLTKKPFYKGSSKSFDKGSKKPFNKGSSNKGRK, encoded by the exons ATGGAGACCGAAACGACGGCGTTTCAGATCGACTTGGGTAATCTCATGGCTGTTGACCTTCATCACCAATTTCCTTCCAACCCTTCTTCCAG GGAGGATTTAGTGAAGGAATGTATTGCAAAAGGAACGGAGTTAGTTCAAGCTATTGCGAATAATCTATTCAATTTGCCTTCAACTGAAGACATTGAGGGTACCCTTGTGAAGTTGCCTGCTCCAACAACTAGACTGCCCAGAGAGAAGCAT ATTCCAAAGCCTAAACCTCCTACAAAATGGGAAGTGTTTGCCCAAAAGAAAG GTATCAAGAACCGTAAGAAAGACAAGATTGCGTATGATGAGCCCAGTGAAACTTGGAAACGTCGTTATGGATATGATCGTGCAAATGATGAGGATGATGTACCTATCATTGAGGCAAAGATGACTGATG TGCCAGGGGAGGATCCTTTTGCTAAAAGACGAGAAGCTAAAAAGAATCGTGTTGAAAAGCAAGACAAAAATAGGTTGCAGAACTTGAAGCAAGCTGCAAAAGTTGGTGCTTTGCCAAG TCATGTTCAACTAGCTGCGACAAGGTTGCCTATAACAGGAACCCAGGCTGCACCCCAAAAGGTTACTAAAGATGAACTTGGGAGTGTAGCTGGAATTGCAGCAACTGCAACAGCCAGTGGTGGAAAATTTGACAAAAAATTGCCAGGTGAAAAACCTGGTAAACATAAAGGAAAGTATCGCAAG TTTTTACCAGTTATAGGAGGAAAAGGAATACACACGCAAGAGCAGGAGCAAACTGATAAAATTCTGAACAAGCTAATTTCTAAGAACTCCCATGAGATGCTCAATGTTAACAAG GCTGTTAACATGTATAATGTGAAGAAAGATAAGAAGAGAAACAACAGACCGGAGAAGTCTTCAGGAACCCCTGGCCAGTTGAAAGCAAGGAAAAACCTTACAAAGAAGCCATTTTACAAGGGCTCTTCAAAGTCATTTGACAAGGGATCTAAAAAGCCATTTAACAAGGGATCTTCGAACAAAGGCAGAAAATGA